The Algoriphagus halophilus sequence TGAAGCAGGGTGGGAACCAGTGATTTTTACACCTGAAAATCCTGATTTTGATCTAAAAGATGAGACTTTAATGGATGAGGTTTCTCCTCAACTGGAGGTTTTAAAATTCCCTATATGGGAGCCTTACCAGCTTTTGGATAAGATACGCGGTAAAAAAAAGAATCATCCAGGGAGGCTTTTGGAACAGAAAGAGAAAGGTTGGATTGAGAAAGCCGCTATCTGGTTAAGAGCGAATGTGATGGTGCCTGATCCAAGAGTGTTTTGGGTCAAACCCTCTGTTAAATTTTTAATTGACTTAGTCAAGTCAGGACAATTCCAAGCGATTATTACCACTGGCCCCCCGCATAGTATGCATTTAATTGGTCGGGATCTGAAGCGGAAAACAGGAGTGTTTTGGTTGGCTGATTTTCGTGACCCTTGGTCTCAATGGGAATTTTTGGATAAACTTCCGATGAAGTCAATGGTCCGAAGAAAACATGCTGAAATGGAAAAATCTGTGTTGAAAGAAGCAGATGTCATCACTACAATTTCTCCTACTTTTCAGCGAGACTTGAATCAGCTTGCGCAGAGAAAAATAAAATTGTTAACCAATGGATTTGATCCTGCCGATATCCCTGAACGATTTCAGGTGGAGAAAAAAGAGCCCCATCGATTAAACTTGGTCTATTCCGGAATTATAGATTCCATTCGAAATCCAATGCCGCTTCTGAATGCGATGAAAGAAGAATTCAAATCTGTTAGTGACCAGGTTTCATTCACTTTTGTGGGAAAGGTAAGTAACCATGTTCAAGAGCAAATTGAAGCGGATTCCTGGTTGAGAAAGCATGTGCATTATGCTGGATATGTTTCTCATGAGGAAGTGTTTGGCTTTTATGAAAAGGCTGACGCGCTGGTATTGATTTTGACCAATACAAAAAATGCACAGGGAAATATTCCTGGTAAATTATTTGAGTACTTAGCAACTAATATCCCCGTAATTGCATTGGGAGACCCCCAGGGAGATGCTTCCAAAATATTAGCTTCAGTAGGAGCGGGGGAAGTAATTGCACATGCGGACCATGTGGAGATTCAAGTAAGACTTCGGAAATTATTTGAATCTTCAGGAGCATTTGGTTCAAATGCTTCGATGGATCATTATTCCCGGAAAAATTTAAGTTTTCAACTAGCTGAATTGTTGGATGAAAGTTCCCTTTCCTGATCTTGATAGGATGGATTCAGAGCTGGAAAACGGCATTGAAAATAGAGGTCTTGGATTAGGTGAAAATGAGCAGCCCTAGTTTTTATCCCTCTAAATAACCTTGCGTTATGAGGTGAATAAGGCTGTGTTTGACCAAATTGTTTTTAAAAGTTTACCATCTTGGTCCACCTCCATACATTCCCACATTGATAGAAGGAGTCATTCTTACTCCATATGGGCCTCCTGAAAAGCTCATTCCTACTCCACCAGTCATATGCATATTCGAACAGCTATGAAGAATAAAAGCAACTCCGATCAATAAGCCCATGATTACTATTTTTTTTAACATGATTTTTTTGGATTAAGGGTTATAAACTTGAACAGCAAGAGGAGCTCCTGTTGGATCTAATAATAAAGCAACGGATCCATTTCTGATATCAGCATTTGGGCTTATCAATACTTTGGCGCCTGCATTTTTAGCCTTTTCAACGGTGGTGTTTACATCCGCTACTCGTATGTAAGGTACCCAGTGCGATCGTACTCCCGTGGATGGATTTTGGAGCATTCCTGCACAATTACGGTCATCGTATTTCAATACGGTGTAATCAATGTTCCCATCCTTAGTGGTGGATTTCGTGTACCCTACAACAGTGGTATAAAAATCTCCAGATTTTTGAGGATCGTTTGACCAAAGTTCCTGTCCTAAAAAAGTTCCTATGCCTGCCGGTTTTATTACAGGATCTCCATTGGATAATTTAATGAATGATACGTGTGCACCTTGAGGATCTTGGATGAAAGAAACCATTCCTCTGTTTTCTACTGGCATTGGTTTTTTCAAAATGATTGCACCCTGGCTTTTGGCTTTACTGGTGGAGAACTCTACATCTTGGACTGAAATTGCACCGATCCATTCACCTGTATTATTTTCAGTTTTATAGTATGCCATCAGCCCAACCGGGATGTCACCTTTTTTAAAAATCCATACTTTTTTATCTCCCTCTCCATAAGGAATGGCATCCCAATCAAATACAGCCTTGTAAAAATCAGCTGATACTTGCGGGTCTGGGGAAGCTAAATCATGCCAGACAATCCGACCCGGGGTATAGGTAGAAGTGGAAATTTCGGAAGCGATTGGAGGAGTTACACCGGGTGTGCAAGCTACCGCAACAACTAGTAAAATTGCCAGTTGAAAAATGTATTTCATGATGAATAATAATTAGTTAATAGATCCAATATAGACCTTGATAGTAATATTTAAATTAAAAATAGGGAATAAAATAAAAGTTTGATTGATGGGAAACTTTCTTTTCTATGCATTTTTTTGAAAATAACTCATTCTCAAAATATATTTTATCTATTTTCCAAAATGCGTTGGACACAGGACCCCATTTATGTGAGCGGGATGCTATGCATAGCTGTCTTACTATCTGTTTGGTTGGCTAAAAATAAAGTCGGGAGGACCATAGGTACTCCAATTTTGGTGATTTTGATCTGTGCAGTTTTTGCCAATTCAGGCATAATTCCCACTGCCACCTCGGGGCATCCGATTTATAATAGCGTATTTATGTATCTGGCACCCATGGGCATTTTTATTGCCTTATTGGATGTGGATTTGAAAAGTGTTAAAAATGCTGGTTTTCCCATTTTATTAATGTTTGGGATTGGAGCTTTAGGAACTATCATAGGGGTGTTAGTCGCTTGGTTTTTAGTGCAGCCAGCAGTAGAAATAGGTCCTTTGGCCAATGCCATTGCAGGAATGTATACCGGGACTTATATAGGTGGGAGTATTAATTTTAATGCGGTGGCTCTTGCCTATCAAGTAAATGAACATGCTGAATTATTTGCAGCTACGACGGTCGTAGATAATTTAATAGGCACACCTTGGATTGTAATTACCTTGCTTTTGCCTCGCTACCTTCAAAAACTTTTTCCCAGGAAAAAAATAATGCCGCCTAGTGGAGAGCTGGGGGAAATAAAAACTCATGAATTTATCTCGATAGGAGCTTTGGCAGCAATATTTGGATTATCCTTCTTAGCTATGGCCTTTTCTAAGCTCTTAAGTCTTTACTTCCCAGTAATTCCCGAGATTATTACCCTCACGACCTTGGCTTTAATTTTAGCCCAATTCTCTTTCATCCAAAGAATTCAAGGCACGCATACCATTGGCTTTTTTATAATCTTACTATTCTTAGGAGTGATTGGGACCCTATGTGATTTTAAAACACTTGCTGGGATAGGGGATCTTGCAGGAACGTTCATTTTATTCGTAAGTATTTTGATGCTGGTTCATGGGATAGTGATTTATGGTTTAGGAGGTATGTTAAAGATTGATTGGGATGTGGTGACCGTTGCATCCCAAGCAAATGTAGGAGGGAATACCACCGCTTTAGCGGCAGCAGAAAGTTTGAATAGACCTGATCTCTTAATCCCAGGAATTTTGGTGGGGAGTTTGGGAAATGCAGTTGGGACTTACGCAGGATTTTTTATAGCGGGGATATTGGGCTAATTTTTATGTTTGCTTTTTGGTGCTGAAATATGCTTAAACATTCTTAGTTTGATATATTTATAAAATTTACTACCTTAAAACCGCAATATTGTAATATATAATTTCGATTATGGGTTTAGGTCTTAATCAAGATTTTTCAAAAAGTTCCACAAATAGCCGAAAATCAAACTCGGACGATCTTGCGCTTTGGAGAAGCATAAGAAATGGAAATGACCTCACTTTTTCAATAAATCAATCTTGCAATTCATAGAAATTTATTTTCGTTGGGAACAATTTTCTCATTCTAAAGAAACAGTTGAAAAATATAGATTTTAAATCAGTTGTGTAATCTGTCCTCTTTTCTAAATAGTCCTGAGGCATTTGCGAATTTCAGAGGATCAGGCTTCCCTAGTTTGGATTCCAACCCTTTCCCTGGAAAAGAAGTGGATTTTATTAATCGGTTGACTTACCCTAATTCTGAAATTTCAGTAAATTCAGAGAATGTAAATGCTGCAATAGCATCTCAAGAGCCGGATAATCTTGCTACCAAAGTATGGTGGGACAACTAAGAATAATCGGGGCTTGGGACTTACTGAGCCCCGTTTTATTTAAATTATATCAAATTATGATCAAAAAAATCTCACTCACCCTTTCTCTATTAATACTGATTGTTTCGGGAGTATTTGCCCAACAAATATCAAAAGAAGAGATGCTCTTTCTGACCCAGAAGTGGACAGGAGAACGATTTGAGGATGGTCGTCCAAAAGTATCCGATGACATTTTAAGAAGAATGAAAGAAGTTACCCATGATGAAGCTTGGGCTGTGATGAAGAACGAGGGGTATCGATATCAATATGCAGATGGCTGGGGATTAATGATTAACCCAGATAGTGTTTTGGTAGGAAGGGCCTTGACAGCCACTTTCATGCCCGGTCGACCTGATATCCATGATGCGATTGACGAGCGTGGAAAAAAGGAGGGGAAACGTGGTCAGAATTCATGGCCTGTGGATCTTTTGGTGCCAGGGGATGTCTATGTGGTGGATCAGTTTGGAATTCATAATGGCGGTCCTACCATTGGGGATAATGTCGGAAATGCCATCTATGCCAAGTCCGGAAACGGGATTATTTATGATGGAGCAATCCGAGACATCGTAGGATTAAAGGAAATTGGTTCTTTTACTTCCTATGTATCCAGTTATCACCCATCCCATCACAATCAACCCGGTGACTTAAATACCATGCTGATTGGTATCAATAAGCCAACTAGAATTCACCAAGTTACTGTTATGGCCGGAGATGTGGTGTTGGGTAGAGATGGAGGAGTTTCCTTTATTCCAGCTCATTTGGCCGAAAAAGTAGTGGTTACCTCAGAGGTAGTTCGACTAAGAGATATGTTTGGCCATCAGCGGATAAGAGAAGGGAAATACACAGCAGGTCAAATAGATACCAGATGGTCTGATGAGATTGAAAAAGACTTTTCCCAATGGTTGAATGACCATATTGATGAATTACCGATCGCAAGAGAACAGATACAAGAGATCCTAAAGAAAAGAACCTGGTAACCTATAAGTACTAATTAAATTTCAATGATGAATAACAAAAAATCACGTAGATCATTCCTTCAAAAAGGTGCTGCTCTTGGATTAACCGGAGCAGGCTTATTGACCAATTTTGGCCAGGGTTTGCAAGCAGCAGTCCATAAACAAAATCAATATTCCAATCCTTCCGATTTGAAAATCACTGACATCAAATGTGGATATGTCCGCGGTGCTGTTTATGTGAAAATATATACCAATCAAGATGTTTGGGGTTGTGGTGAGGCGGTGGATGCCATTCAGGGGACTTATTACCTAGTCAAAAGACTGGGAAACCAACTGAAAGGACAAAACCCTTTAAACCCCAACCGGCTGGCTGAACAACTTCGAAAAGGTTCTTTTTTTGGTGGAGCCCAATCAGGGATTTTTGTGGCTGTCCTAACTGCCATTGAAACGGCTCTTTGGGACATAACAGGCAAGGTATTCAATGTTCCGGTATACCAATTATTAGGAGGAAAGTTCCGGGATAAAATACGTGTGTATTGCGATACTGCTCTTTATGCCTCAACCAACCCCACGCCGGATGATTATGCAGCAGCGGCTAGAGATGCTGTTTCCCGAGGCTATAATGCCGTAAAATTTGATGTGGATAACGGTAGGGATCCAAACAAATATGATCGATTCAATTGGACCGCAAATCCTGCTGAGATAGACAGAATGTACAATGCCATCGCAGCAGTTAGGGAGGAGGTAGGTCCCAACATTGATATTTGTGTGGACATGCATGGAAGGTACGATGCAGTCACAGGGTTGAAAATGGCTAGAATGTATGAGCCTTTGAACCTGATGTGGTTAGAGGAACCGGTTCCAGCAGATAACCCTGAAGTTTATAAGCACATTACGCAAGAGACAAGCACTCCAATTTGTGCCGGAGAGAATATCTACCTCGCTTATGGCTTCACCAAACTGTTGTCAGATGGTGCGCTGGATATCATCATGCCTGATTTACAAAAGGCGGGTGGATTGGGAGAAGCCCAACGCATCGCAAATTTGGCCAACCTGTACTATGTGCCGTTTTCACCCCATATGGTGGCCTCTTTCCTAGGTGCGATGGCCAGCTGCCATGTTTGTGCTTCAGTTCCCAACTTTCAAATTATGGAATGGCAGATCTACATGGACAAGGATCAACTTTGGAAAGATATCGTGACCTACGATGGTCCAAGAACCGAAAATAGCTTTATCACACTCTCTGAAAAGCCTGGTATTGGAGTAGAGATCAACGAAGAAGGAATGAAAAAGCATGCGGTTCCGGGGATTCCCTTTTTTGAATAGTCAAGAACTCTTCTCTAGTAGCATTGAATGTTAACAAGTAACCCAGAATGACTAATGAATTTTAAATTTCTACAAAAAAGCTATCCTTTGGCATTGGTGCTTTGTAGCATCCTGATGCTTCCAATAGGAAAAGCAACTGCACAAAATGTTGGGGCTTCCCCTGAGTATATTAAAGCTTTAACTTCCCAATGGAAGGGTGAGCGATTTCCTGATGGTAGACCTAAAGTATCTGACTCTATTCTTGAACGATTAAAAAACATTTCGATCGAGGAAGCTTGGGGTGTTTTGAGAAACAAAGGATTTCAAAATCAATACGAAGGTGATTGGCAAATTATGCTTCCCAATGAGGCAATGACTGGACGGGTAGTAACAGCTCAATACATGCCTCTCAGACCTGACTTGGAAAAACAAGTGAAAGATCAAGGAGTGGAAAAGGAAGGTAGGTCCCCTAAAGGAGGGACAAATTCCTGGCCGATAGATGTACTTGTGAACGGAGATGTTTATGTGGCAGATGGGTATGGGAAAATTGCAGATGGGACTTTGATTGGGGACAATTTGGGAAATGCGATTTTTGCTAAATCTCAGAGAGGGGTGGTATTCAATGGTTCAGTCCGTGATCAGGAGGGCCTTTCGGAAATTAAAGGATTTAATGCCTGGATCAAAGGACAGGATCCCTCTTATATCCAACAAATGATGTTGACTTCCATTAATACCCCCATTAGGATTGGTCGTGCTACGGTGCTTCCAGGAGATGTGGTGTTGGCCAAAAAATATGGAGTGATTTTTATTCCTGCTTACCTGGTAGAGGAATTGGTCCTAACATCTGAAGTGACTGGGCTGAGAGATGAGTTTGGACATCAAAGGCTTCGGGAAGGGAAATACCTTGCTGGACAGATTGATAGCCAATGGACCGAGGAAATCAAAAAGGATTTTTTGGATTGGTTAAATAACTATCCAGGAAAACTCCCCATGACGAAAGAGGAATTAGACAATTACCTAAAAGAGAGGAATTACTAATTGTTGACCTCCAAGCCTTGAAAGGGCTTGTCGCCTTTAAAGAGGCATTTTTGCTGGTTACTATTAACTGGCCTTCTATCATATTGAATTAACAATAACCCTGCATACCATGAAAAATACCCTTAAAGAACTCATTGAAAAGAATAAAATCAGAGAGCAGCAATATATTGCCCAACGTCAAGCGGAAATTGACAACCCTCTGACAAAAGATAATAGGAGAGATTTTTTGAAGAAGACGGCTTTGGGAGGGCTGAGCCTTTCAGCTCTTATGGGACTGAGTATCGAAGATACCATGGCTGAAACCACCAAAAATGTCCGTAGGGCATCGGCACCCTCTGATTTGAAAATTACAGATTTACGATATGCACATACGGCGGTCATGGGCGGTACAGCTATTCTTAGAATAGATACTAACCAAGGAATTTATGGGCTAGGAGAGGTGAGAGATGGAGCAGATCCAAAATATGCCTTGATGCTGAAGAGTAGGATTTTGGGAGAAAACCCATGTAATGTGGAAAAGATATTCAAAATCATCAAGCAATTTGGTGGTCAATCGCGTCAGGCAGGAGGGGTATGTGGGGTTGAGATGGCCTTGTGGGATCTTTGCGGAAAAGCGTATAATGTTCCAGCTTGGCAGTTGTTAGGTGGAAGATATCGAGATTCCATTAGGTTGTATGCAGACACTCCTGAAGCAAGTTCTCCAGAGGAGCAGATGAAGCTTATTAAATATAGAACAGAGGAGCAAGGCTATACCTGGCTAAAAATGGATGTTTCCATTGGTGAAATCATGGATATTCCCGGATGTATTGTCAACCAAGAGATTTTCAAACAAGGGAGAAGCCAGTGGCAAGGAGGGTACATGTCTTATGCGAACACGGCCCATCCTTTTACGGGAGTCCAAATCACAGAGAAAGGCTTGGACGAACTTGCCAAGATAGTGGATCATGTCAGGGGAATGGTAGGTTATGAAATACCACTTTCTACTGATCACTATGGACATTTCGATTTGAACAATTGTATCAGATTAGGTCAAGCATTGGATAAATACAGACTTGCCTGGCTTGAGGATATGGTGCCATGGCAAATGTGGGAGCAACACAAGACCATTACCACTGCTCTGAATACTCCTACTACAACAGGAGAAGATATTTATCTCCTTCAGCACTTCAAAGATTTGATTGACAATCATGCAGTAGATATCGTGCACCCTGATCTGGCTTCTTCCGGAGGTCTTTTGGAAACCAAACGAATTGCGGACTATGCCGAAGAAAAAGGGATTTCCATGGCCATGCATCAGGCAGGAACTCCTGTATCTTTTATGGCCAATGTGCATTGTGCAGCTGCCACACAGAATTTCCTTGCCTTAGAGCACCATTCGGTAGATGTACCTTGGTGGGAAGATATGGTCACTATGACCGGAGGAGGAAAAATGATTGACAAAGGGTACGCACCAGTTCCTTTGGACGCTCCTGGTTTGGGGATTGATTTAAATGAGGAAGTGGTGAAAGCCCATTTACATCCTTCAGATCAATCCTATTTTGCTCCTACTGACATGTGGAACGAAAAACGTTCTCATGATAGAACTTACAGCTAAGATTCCTATTTTACCTATTGATAAACCCGGAAACTTGCTACAAATCTTGTTTCCGGGTTAATTTCATGAGCATTCACCCAAAATACCTTCATTTTGAACCCTAAAATCACTAAATCTCTTTCAATTCTTTCAATCGCACTATTTGTTGGGGCAGTTGGAACCAGCTTGTTTCTTGGAATTGAATATGCAAGCTTTTTATGGATCGGCTTTTTCTTTATTTGTGCACTTTCATTTTTGGGAAGTGAAAAATTAAAGGGATATGCCTATTCCATGATGATCTTTGGCTCAGTAGCACTAGCGCTCTATTTTCCCCAATATTTCCTGGAATATCAAGGGTTCAAATTTAGCGCCTTGATCGTGCCTTTGATTCAGGTCATTATGTTTGGGATGGGGACTTCCATGAGCATTAAAGATTTTTTGGGAGTAGTAAAAATGCCCAAAGGGGTACTGATTGGGGTATTATGCCAATTTTCCATTATGCCTTTCATAGGCTTTACGCTCGCTAAATTAAGTGGATTCCCCCCGGAAATCGCAGCAGGAATGATTCTAATTGGCTGTTCTCCGAGTGGTATGGCTTCCAACGTAATGAGTTTTTTAGCGAAAGCAAATTTAGCTCTTTCGATTACCGTCACATCAATTACTACCCTATTAGCTCCATTTGTAACTCCCTTCCTGATGGGGTGGTTGGCAGGAGAGTTTGTAGCAATTGATGTAGTAGATATGATGTTCAGTATTGTAAAAATGGTGATAATCCCCATTGGTGCTGGACTGCTCTTCAATTATTTTCTTCGTGGTAAATCCAAATGGTTGGATGATTTGATGCCAATTATTTCTATGGCTGCCATTGCGTTGATTTTAGTGGTTATTGTGGCTGCTGGAAGAGATAGTTTATTGGATATTGGGCCAATACTGATAGTGATGGTCATATTCCATAACCTTGCAGGATATCTATTGGGGTATTGGTCAAGCCGTTTGTTCAAACTAAGTGAACGGGATTGCAGAACGATTGCCATTGAAGTGGGAATGCAAAATGGTGGACTTGCCTCTGGAATTGCCAAAGAAATGGGGAAAATAGCCACCGTAGGCCTAGCTCCGGCGGTATTTGGGCCATTTATGAATGTGAGTGGTTCCATTCTCGCGTCCTATTGGCATAAAAAACCGATTCCAGATGAAAGTTCATCTACCTAACCTTTTTAGGTTAATTTATAGGCTTGTCGAGCCAGTAATTTCCACTTGCCTTTTTCTTTATGCCAAAACATGATCACTCCGATTTCTATGGAATTGGTTTGGTCTCCATTCACCAAATCAGCAGCCAGTATATTTCTTACGATTGCTACATTTTTTTCAATCTGTATGGTTTGATCTTTAAAAGTAGCTGAGGCGAAATCTGATGCTCCAGTGACTAATGCTTCAATAAACTCAGATTGATTTTCGATTATTCCACTAGAATGTCCATAGCTAAGTTTATCAGAACTAAGTGCTTTTAAGCTCGCTTCGGTAGGATCAATGAGAGCTAGTCTTAAGGCTTCTACTTTTGTGGCTATTTCTTGTTCAGCTTGAGCAAAAACAAAACTACAACACAAGAAAAGTGCAAGTGTGAATAGGGTTTTCATGGGCGGATTGCTAGATTGATTGGAATGGAAAAGGATGAGGTTATTGAACTAATTTCTCAACTATAAATCATATTAAGATAAATAAAATGAGTTGAAAATTCTGTTCGTAACTTGATAATTTTTAAGGGTTAACCCGATTCTGTTAAAATAGATTAACCTCTAAAAAGATATTACAAACGAATCTTAAAGCTAGAATCAATAAGCTGAAAAACGGGGTGGGTGGAACTTGAAAGCTCAATTATTTAATGCCTCCAAATGCGCCGAAGCACATATTTTTATGTAGAATTTCGGTACTGCTAAAACCTACCTTTTTCATTAATTCCAATTGATAAGTCATAGACCTTGGCGAATCTTCCTTGTCCACATAGGCAAGGACTTTTTGACGATATTCCTTATCCACCAACGCCTCTAAATAATCTCCGTATCGTTCCCAAGTGAAATCATTCAAAATGGAGTTTTCTTGAGTGATCAAGTCGGATATCATCAAGCATCCCCCGGGCTTGAGTAAATGATACAGTTTTGTAAAGGTGCTTTCCCAATCTTCATCATCTCGTAAATGGTGTAAAACTGCACATGCCAATATGATGTCGTAACCGTGATCATCCAGTTCAGCAATACGAATGTCTTCCTGAATGCATGTTACTTTTCCTTGAGTCACTAGTTTGACTCTTTCCTCCGCTTTTTGGAGCATTGGTAAACTCAAATCCACCAAAGTACAGTGGAGATGCGGAAGCTTGGAAAGCATTTTTAAGGTATAGTTTCCTGCGCCACATCCAATGTCTAGCACATGCTTTGCATGCGGTACGATTCTTTTAGCGGCCTCGGTAATCAGTTCAAGTGAAACCTGGGCATCAATGGTAGAGAGTTGCCCTGTGTCCAGATTTGAAAATCGTTCTACATCTTGATCAAAACGGGCCCTTATTTCATCAATGGTGGATTTTTTCATCATAATCATTAAAAAAAACTGCTTTCCTAATAGGGTTCTATATGTATCAGTAGATGTCCTATTTCAGGGATTTCTTTTTGAAGTTTATCTTTCAATAAATGAGAGATTCTATGTCCTTCTTTTACGGTTAAGTCTCCATCCACCAAGGCATGTAGGTCCACATGGTAATCCATTCCTGCTTTTCGAATGAAGCATTTTTCAGTTCCTTTGACCCCTTTTACTTCAATAGCTATTGCCCTGATTTTCTCTATCAATTCCTCGTGATTATTTTCATCCATCACCTCAGATAATGCCGGTCTAAAGATTTTATAGCAATTGTAAACGATGAAAATTACAGCTACCAGGGCTGCATAATCGTCTGCTACTTCGAATCCTTCTCCAAAATATAAAGCGATTGAAATTCCAATAAATGCAGCGATGGAGGTAATTGCATCACTCCTATGGTGCCAAGCCTCTGCTTTCAAGGAATCGGAATTTATTTTTTTACTTCTCCTAATGACAATTTGATAGGAGGATTCTTTCCAGATAATAATGGCTGCCAATACCCATAAGGTAAAACTTTCAGGCAACGCATGAGGAATTCGTATATGTTGGATTGCTTGGTAGGCAATGGTAGCCGCCGAAACAATCAAAAAAGCAACGACTAAAAAGGTGATCAGAGGTTCTGCTTTGCCATGCCCATAGGGATGATTTTCATCTGCTGGTCGATTGGCATATCGAAGCCCCACCAAGACCAAAATTGATGCAAATACATCTACCACGGATTCAATTCCATCTGCAATTAAAGCATATGAATTGCCAAAAATTCCTGCTAAAAATTTAATCGTAGCCAAGGCAACATTTCCCAGCATACTGAAAATCACGGTTCGTATGGCAAGGTTTTTATTTGTCATTGTTGGGTCGAAGT is a genomic window containing:
- a CDS encoding mandelate racemase/muconate lactonizing enzyme family protein gives rise to the protein MKNTLKELIEKNKIREQQYIAQRQAEIDNPLTKDNRRDFLKKTALGGLSLSALMGLSIEDTMAETTKNVRRASAPSDLKITDLRYAHTAVMGGTAILRIDTNQGIYGLGEVRDGADPKYALMLKSRILGENPCNVEKIFKIIKQFGGQSRQAGGVCGVEMALWDLCGKAYNVPAWQLLGGRYRDSIRLYADTPEASSPEEQMKLIKYRTEEQGYTWLKMDVSIGEIMDIPGCIVNQEIFKQGRSQWQGGYMSYANTAHPFTGVQITEKGLDELAKIVDHVRGMVGYEIPLSTDHYGHFDLNNCIRLGQALDKYRLAWLEDMVPWQMWEQHKTITTALNTPTTTGEDIYLLQHFKDLIDNHAVDIVHPDLASSGGLLETKRIADYAEEKGISMAMHQAGTPVSFMANVHCAAATQNFLALEHHSVDVPWWEDMVTMTGGGKMIDKGYAPVPLDAPGLGIDLNEEVVKAHLHPSDQSYFAPTDMWNEKRSHDRTYS
- a CDS encoding DUF819 family protein; amino-acid sequence: MRWTQDPIYVSGMLCIAVLLSVWLAKNKVGRTIGTPILVILICAVFANSGIIPTATSGHPIYNSVFMYLAPMGIFIALLDVDLKSVKNAGFPILLMFGIGALGTIIGVLVAWFLVQPAVEIGPLANAIAGMYTGTYIGGSINFNAVALAYQVNEHAELFAATTVVDNLIGTPWIVITLLLPRYLQKLFPRKKIMPPSGELGEIKTHEFISIGALAAIFGLSFLAMAFSKLLSLYFPVIPEIITLTTLALILAQFSFIQRIQGTHTIGFFIILLFLGVIGTLCDFKTLAGIGDLAGTFILFVSILMLVHGIVIYGLGGMLKIDWDVVTVASQANVGGNTTALAAAESLNRPDLLIPGILVGSLGNAVGTYAGFFIAGILG
- a CDS encoding VOC family protein; the protein is MKYIFQLAILLVVAVACTPGVTPPIASEISTSTYTPGRIVWHDLASPDPQVSADFYKAVFDWDAIPYGEGDKKVWIFKKGDIPVGLMAYYKTENNTGEWIGAISVQDVEFSTSKAKSQGAIILKKPMPVENRGMVSFIQDPQGAHVSFIKLSNGDPVIKPAGIGTFLGQELWSNDPQKSGDFYTTVVGYTKSTTKDGNIDYTVLKYDDRNCAGMLQNPSTGVRSHWVPYIRVADVNTTVEKAKNAGAKVLISPNADIRNGSVALLLDPTGAPLAVQVYNP
- a CDS encoding mandelate racemase/muconate lactonizing enzyme family protein encodes the protein MNNKKSRRSFLQKGAALGLTGAGLLTNFGQGLQAAVHKQNQYSNPSDLKITDIKCGYVRGAVYVKIYTNQDVWGCGEAVDAIQGTYYLVKRLGNQLKGQNPLNPNRLAEQLRKGSFFGGAQSGIFVAVLTAIETALWDITGKVFNVPVYQLLGGKFRDKIRVYCDTALYASTNPTPDDYAAAARDAVSRGYNAVKFDVDNGRDPNKYDRFNWTANPAEIDRMYNAIAAVREEVGPNIDICVDMHGRYDAVTGLKMARMYEPLNLMWLEEPVPADNPEVYKHITQETSTPICAGENIYLAYGFTKLLSDGALDIIMPDLQKAGGLGEAQRIANLANLYYVPFSPHMVASFLGAMASCHVCASVPNFQIMEWQIYMDKDQLWKDIVTYDGPRTENSFITLSEKPGIGVEINEEGMKKHAVPGIPFFE
- a CDS encoding glycosyltransferase family 4 protein: MSKKVLIITYYWPPSGGSGVQRWLKFAKYLPEAGWEPVIFTPENPDFDLKDETLMDEVSPQLEVLKFPIWEPYQLLDKIRGKKKNHPGRLLEQKEKGWIEKAAIWLRANVMVPDPRVFWVKPSVKFLIDLVKSGQFQAIITTGPPHSMHLIGRDLKRKTGVFWLADFRDPWSQWEFLDKLPMKSMVRRKHAEMEKSVLKEADVITTISPTFQRDLNQLAQRKIKLLTNGFDPADIPERFQVEKKEPHRLNLVYSGIIDSIRNPMPLLNAMKEEFKSVSDQVSFTFVGKVSNHVQEQIEADSWLRKHVHYAGYVSHEEVFGFYEKADALVLILTNTKNAQGNIPGKLFEYLATNIPVIALGDPQGDASKILASVGAGEVIAHADHVEIQVRLRKLFESSGAFGSNASMDHYSRKNLSFQLAELLDESSLS
- a CDS encoding bile acid:sodium symporter family protein, with the protein product MNPKITKSLSILSIALFVGAVGTSLFLGIEYASFLWIGFFFICALSFLGSEKLKGYAYSMMIFGSVALALYFPQYFLEYQGFKFSALIVPLIQVIMFGMGTSMSIKDFLGVVKMPKGVLIGVLCQFSIMPFIGFTLAKLSGFPPEIAAGMILIGCSPSGMASNVMSFLAKANLALSITVTSITTLLAPFVTPFLMGWLAGEFVAIDVVDMMFSIVKMVIIPIGAGLLFNYFLRGKSKWLDDLMPIISMAAIALILVVIVAAGRDSLLDIGPILIVMVIFHNLAGYLLGYWSSRLFKLSERDCRTIAIEVGMQNGGLASGIAKEMGKIATVGLAPAVFGPFMNVSGSILASYWHKKPIPDESSST
- a CDS encoding RraA family protein, which translates into the protein MLPIGKATAQNVGASPEYIKALTSQWKGERFPDGRPKVSDSILERLKNISIEEAWGVLRNKGFQNQYEGDWQIMLPNEAMTGRVVTAQYMPLRPDLEKQVKDQGVEKEGRSPKGGTNSWPIDVLVNGDVYVADGYGKIADGTLIGDNLGNAIFAKSQRGVVFNGSVRDQEGLSEIKGFNAWIKGQDPSYIQQMMLTSINTPIRIGRATVLPGDVVLAKKYGVIFIPAYLVEELVLTSEVTGLRDEFGHQRLREGKYLAGQIDSQWTEEIKKDFLDWLNNYPGKLPMTKEELDNYLKERNY
- a CDS encoding RraA family protein codes for the protein MIKKISLTLSLLILIVSGVFAQQISKEEMLFLTQKWTGERFEDGRPKVSDDILRRMKEVTHDEAWAVMKNEGYRYQYADGWGLMINPDSVLVGRALTATFMPGRPDIHDAIDERGKKEGKRGQNSWPVDLLVPGDVYVVDQFGIHNGGPTIGDNVGNAIYAKSGNGIIYDGAIRDIVGLKEIGSFTSYVSSYHPSHHNQPGDLNTMLIGINKPTRIHQVTVMAGDVVLGRDGGVSFIPAHLAEKVVVTSEVVRLRDMFGHQRIREGKYTAGQIDTRWSDEIEKDFSQWLNDHIDELPIAREQIQEILKKRTW